TTGTGACTAATTCTACTCATACATTACAGACATTCCTTCACATCAGTTGTTCTGTTGTTGATTAGGTTCTCTAAAAGAACACGaacctcttcatctcctttaatCCATTTATTGACTTTCTCCTTGCAATTTGAGACATGCTCCCTAGGTGGCAAGTCTTCACCACATAAAAGGAAAGCCCACAAAGTTTGGTGGTCTCCCTGATGGCTATGAATTGCACCTTCTTCAGTATGTCACACTTAATGATTCCTTGAGCCAGTAGTGATACAATGTCTCAATGCTCTTACAGCTGCTCAGCACACATCAGGGGCATGGCCTCATTATGTGGATTCCTTAGCTCATACAAGAGCGACatatcttttctcctcattttccctgACTACTTCTTGAACACTGAAGGTCTTTCGAAATGCATCTCTTTCCAGAGATTCCAAGATAGTAGTACTTTCACAAAAAATATTATCCAATTCTGGATAATCCTTCTTGTATTTTCTGTGGGGAATGGCACTCtagtatatttttcctttctgtttgttGCCTAAGGCTAATAAATGTCACTAATTAGACACAAAAAGTCATATCCACACTTGTAATCTgagaaacagcaaaaaaatggaagagacaaGACAAGTAATAGAAttcttacaaaaatataaagatgatgTCTTGCTGTTGTAGTCACCAGGTGTTGTAGTACAAATTGCATGACTTAGTAACTGTTGAGGTGTCTTCAGTCCATCAGTTGTCGGTAAAGGCTTTGTCACAGAAAGTGGCCAAGACAATGTCCTTACGAGAGAGTCCACCACAGTCATGTGTGGACCATGTCACCTCCACTCTGTTGTACACATTACTCCATTCTGGGTGGTGGTTCTTCTTCTCACTCTGCAGTGCAACACGACTCATCCAACCCCAGGTCTGCAACACACCACAATGCACAGAATAATTATAGAATTATAATAGCAGTCAATTGTAGAAGCAAACTTCAtgagaaaaaaagttttttttgagCAATAGTGGTATCAATCACATGCACAcgtacagaaacacacaaatacacacacacacagtgaaaaagTGATAtgtattgagtgatgaagttgttacagcacataatgagCCTAACTTTAAAAgataaattggataaatggagacatggagacaagacactatgagccccgcttaaaccctgtacaatacaactaggtaaaactaggtaaatacattttaacacatgagagaaggagacagacagataggtagaggACCCCTAATTATACCAAGATAATGAGAGGATTAGAAAAGATGTAAGATTTATAACTGAAGGAATGACATAAGGCCAGATATTGACTGTAATTTCTATCCCAAAACCTATCCTATCCTCATATATTTTCAATCTAAAGTAAGCAGACCCAAAGAGAAGATCTGCATGCCTTCAACATACTGTAGCCAATGTGAACAGTCCACTCTAGCTCCACATTCATCACTCAGCGTTGTTCGTGTATGAATTGCCTGCTTTGACTCGCATCCAAAACAAATGCCACCAATCCATCCATTACCCTTCTACTTATCCAGACTGTCTGGAATGTATGTTGGGCGAGTCAAGTCAACCCAACCTTATGTAACCTAAAGTATTCTCTTCTAATCTtactaaaactaacctaatctatcttAATGTTAAGTTGCTTGTCTTTACCTTACTTGACCTAACCAAACTAACTTTATTTCAAAGCAGATGACTCAAAATGGCAATGCTAAATgataaacagagaaaagtaTGTTACTAAATTCATGCAGTGTGTATCTGGTATCAGTGTCCCATAACCTAACATGACTCAGCCTCACTAAACTCAAGAAAGGTCAGCTTATCTCAAGGAATACTGTACTGCATAAGAACCAGTCTCATCAGCCAACACACCTGCACATTACCTTATTGAAGTTCTGAAAAATGTAAGTCTTGGTAATAGCATCTCGGCCCTCCACCATTGCCCAGCCTGCCGCCATCAGTGCTGCCAGTTCCGATGTACGCTCTTCATCTGTAAGCTTCTGCAATGATAACAACAGTGACAGGATTGAAAATGTGTACACAgctatatatgtatatcttctgaaggtgtgtatttacctagttgtatttacttcgTTGTATTTTACAGAAGGGGAGCCTATGCTCGTGTTCTCCCATCTCTGTATCTCACAGTGTCAAATTTTCTCTTAAAGTCGTCTATAGACTTTGTGCACACCACCTCTTTGTCCAGTccgttccatatatctatcactctatgggggaagctgtttttcttgaagtctcgtgtgtgtgtgcgtgtgtatttacctagttgtattgtacagggttcgagtggggctcatagtgtcctgtctccatatctccatttatataatttttttttttaagttatgcacactatgtgctgcaacaatttcATTATCATCCAATGCactccatttttccactgttctgtgtggaaaactgtattttccaacatgcttcacacactgcctcattttgatcttcttttcatgtcctcttgtccttccatcctcttctgccaacagcaccaggtcttctttgtctatcttttcaatatgatttattatcttatacattgttattacgtccccgcgttctcttctatcttgtaaggttggcagtcccaattccttcagtcgttcttcatatgtgaggtcctgtaattccggcaccatctttgtagcaatcttctgtatccttttcagttttcttatatcttttttagaactcggagaccataccactgctacatattccagccttgggcgtatcatgcttgtgatgatttttttcatcatatctttatccatgtaatgaaatgccactcttatattagtcaacatcctatatgatagtccaaatatcttgtttatgtgtttatcagggctcagattttcgtgtatgatcactccaagacctctttagtcttcgttatttgatcctctcccatcagatagttccatactggtcttctcttactctttcctagttccattatgttaCATTTCTTGCCATTaaactctaatttccacttcttactccattcatagaatgtgtatttacctagttgtatttacctagttgtattgtacagggttcgagcagggctcatagtgtcctgtctccatatctccatttatctaatttttctttaaagttatgcacactatgtgctgcaacaattccattatccaatgcattctatttttccactgttctgtgtggaaaactgtattttccaatatccttcacacactgcctcattctgatcttttcatgtcctcttgtccttccatcctcttctgccaatagcaccaggtcttctttgtctatcttttcaatatcatttactatcttatacattgttattaggtccctacgttctcttctatcttgtaaggttggcaatcccaatttcttcagtcgttcttcatatgtgaggtcctttaattccggaaccatctttgtagcagtcttctgtatcctttccagttttcttatatcttttttagaactcagagaccataccactgctgcatattccagccttgggcatatcatgcttgtgatgattttttttcatcatatctttatccatgtaatgaaatgccactcttatatcagtcaacatcctatatgatagtccaaatatcttatttatgtgtttatcaggctcagattttcttgtattatcactccaagatcttttcctctttagtcttcgttatttgatcctctcccatcagatagttccatactggtcttctcttactctaattccattatgtgacatttcttggcattaaactccaatttccacttcttgctccattcatagatattatctaaatcttcctgtagcagtatacagtcctctctggttttgataacttttagcaactttgcatcatcagcaaataaattcatatatgGTAGCTGTTTACCagaatgtgaatgtcatttacataaacttgaaacata
The window above is part of the Portunus trituberculatus isolate SZX2019 chromosome 38, ASM1759143v1, whole genome shotgun sequence genome. Proteins encoded here:
- the LOC123514569 gene encoding putative pterin-4-alpha-carbinolamine dehydratase, whose protein sequence is MNHHWSAYKIIKVPNWRGSVEQHSIMAVYTRLLSRTSALGPGLLPSPLSTLLVRTMATKSQKLTDEERTSELAALMAAGWAMVEGRDAITKTYIFQNFNKTWGWMSRVALQSEKKNHHPEWSNVYNRVEVTWSTHDCGGLSRKDIVLATFCDKAFTDN